CGCCTTCTATGTCAGAGCAATGGGGCTGAACACACGAAGGTGGGATACAGCGGGCGGTTTCTATGTTGCCGTAGCTCTGGTGATGGTGACTTGGCACAGCCAAGCCGAGAGGTCAGACATCCGCTCGATTTGGTTAACGTTTTGTTTGGCCTACGGCGTCTTTCTGCTTGTCGTCGTTGTGCACCAGTGGTGGCGCCACAAAACCCTCACCACAACCGTGTTGGCCGTGGCATCAGTGGTGGCCGCTGGCTTCGGTGTTGTCGACTACCTGCGAGTCTTCAATCATCAAGATGGCTATGGAGGGACCCCATTGCTTCGTTTCACTGCTGCATGCTTTGTGGTGGCGATGGTCTTCGTGGTAGCAGACCGACTGATCACAAGCTTGCGCCAGGAGCGGGCTTTGCGAATTTCAATAGATAAAGAGGCTGAGATGTTAAGGCTGGAGCTCGCCTCTCAGTATGAGCAACAAGCGATAACCCATGCGGAGACTGCCCGAACCCAGGAGCGCCAACGCATCGTGCAGGATTTGCACGACGGAATGGGCCTGCAGTTGACCGGTCTTTTGGGGCTGGTCGAAAAAGACACCCTTGATCTGGGTGAGGTTCAAAGTGAGGTGCGACACACCATCGAGCAACTGCGCACCTTGGTGGACGGCTCCGAAACCTTTGACGGAACCTTGGCGGAATTGTTGGGACACATTCGGCACCGAATCGAAACTCGTCTGCGAAGGCAATCCATTGCGCTGGAATGGCAGGTTCGCGGAAGTGCTGAGTGGGTCGATACGGCGATCGACCCTATCGCTGCGCTGAACCTGCAGCACTTGATGTTTGAGCTTTGTACCAACGTGCTCAAGCATTCCGGAGCAAGAACCGTGACGGTGATATGCGAATTAGGCGTGCAAGCAGGTGATCTCACAAGATTTCACGTTTGCTTTGAAGACGACGGTCGTCAACCGCGAGGGACGATTGGGCGGACATCCGCTGGACAACGATCCATTGAACGCCGTGTCCGGCAACTGCAGGGCGAAATTGCAGTTGACCATCCCGGTGGGGAGGGTTGGCGCAACAGCCTGTCTTTTTCCTTCTCAAACCTGGTGTTGAAGCTCGCTGAGTGAGCCCGATAGGGCATGAGCGAGATCCGCGCATGTCCGAAGCTCCCTCAACTGAGATCGCCGCTCCGCGTGCTTGTAAGCGTGCTATGCCAAAGGCCGCGAGAGAGGGAGGCAATCTCCAGCCGATAAAAAGTGGCTCGGATCACCTGAATTGGTGATGTCCCGAAGGACAAGTGGAGGGAGTATTGGCGCAGCAGAGGCATTTCCATTTCATGCGGTGATCTGAGCTTGGAACACCAAGCACCAGCCTCATTTCTGGATATTCAGTACCAATTTATCTGACCAGGGAAAAAGCATGCAAAGCCTTGAGGTCCGTCAGCCCAGCGAATGCCTTCTCAGCAGCGCTTCATTGCGAAATGGATGGGAATTGACTCAGAGCGCAATACTGGGCGCACGAGTTCAATCAGCCGAGTCAATATCGCTTCCAACGACCTTCCCTGCAGAGATTGAAGGCCTGACTGCACAGCCAGTCAATTGCCGCTTGGCAAACCACGCATTTCGAGTGGATCTATCTAATGGAAGCTCTTGGCATTTGATGTTCAAAGGCAATTGCTTCTACGTAAATGCCAGCTCAGGGGTCGACCATTCGAGTACCAACTTTTTCCCGGTGGCTGCAGCGAAGTTTGAGGAGCGGAAGGATTTCTATATCTCAACCGGGAAAGCACTGGAGAAGTGGAGAAGCTCGATATTAGCGACCAATGAAGCATTCATATTTTCATTGAAGAAAAGTGGATGTCTCTGAAGGAGCTACCTTGAATAGCCGGCAACAGAGTGAATTTTCGAAAAAGAGGGACATTGCCATGCAAAAAAATATGATTTCAACCTTCCGGGGGCGGTAATACTTGCTCTAGGCATGCTTTTATCAGCTTGTGGCGGGGGCCAAGAGTCGGACGGATCCAGTGGTGCATCGGAAGGTGCAACCCAATGCATTTCGTTGAAGCGCCCCGCAAACAGCTGGGCGCTAATGAAAAATACCTGCAATTACGATATTGAGGTGGCATGGTGTTATCAAGGCGGCGACTGTAAATACGGGAATTGGGGAGTATCAAATCAAGGGACCGTTTTGGCAGGAGCCGAAAGAAGTGCCAGCACACTTACCAGCAGGAGCAGTCGATTGAGTATTCATTACATAGCTTGCAAGGGGCGGAATAGTTACCCAGTCGACACCAGTGCCACATCTGGTTATTGCAAGTACTGAGAAGGTGGTCGTTGGATATTTGCGAAAACTATAGGCTCCCTGCGTAGGGGCATAAAAATGCACGAATAGGAAGCGATCTTGATCCCAATATTTGGGGCCGCGTGGGCTGAGTCATATCTAAATAGGCAAACCATGGGCTTCAATCAAACGACTCAGAATGAATGCATAAGTTCATGGGCGGGAAAGGCCAGTTTCGCCCGCAGAAATGTGAGATGGATACCCATTTCATTCGATCAGAACACGTTGTCGGGGGTGGGGATGACCTCCGGTACAGAGACGAACCCCGACGAAGACACATCAACTCTTTTCTTGAAAGACTGTCATGAACTCGAATTTCAAATACCGCATCCCCCTGGGTATCGCCGGGCTGCTGGCCACCTTCCTTTCTGGTTGCGGAGGTGGCGCGACTCAAAGCGACATGGCGGCGAGCCGAGTCAAGTCAACGCAGCTTGCCTCTCCAGCAGGAGCCGGGTCAGAGAGTGGTGTTTCACCCGTTGCGCTCCCTGCCGATTTCGGGATCCCTCAATCACCCGCCCAAATTGAGGCCATGGCCAAAATTTTGAGCCCCTATTTTGGTTCTGGAGGCGCCCTGAGATCGGAGGCTCTGCTCAATACGACCAAGGGTGTGGTCTTGCCGAAAGCGGCGCCATACCCCAAGCCCGTCTATCGCTTTCTGAATAGCCGCACGGGCGTTCATTTCTACACCATCACGGAATCTGAGCGCGACTACATCATCGCCAATTTCCCCTGGTTCAATCTTGAGGGCGCTGGGTTTTATGCGCAGCAAGGGCCTGTTTCTGGCCTGAGTCCGGTGTACCGCTTTGACAACCTGGTCACCGGAACGCACTTCTACACCATCAGTGAGGCCGAGAAAGACAAGGTGGTCGCTGACTACCCGGCGATCTTCAGGTTGAGTGGCCCGGGCTTGTGGGCCAGCGCTGCACCCGCGCCAGGGTGGGTGCCGATGCACCGGTTTTTCAACCGCTCCACCGGCACCCATTTCTACACCGCCAATGAGGTGGAGCGCCAGAAAGTGGTGGCGAACATGCCGACCATGAATTACGACGGCATAGGCTACTACGTGCGGACGAATGACGGTCCCGTGCTCACCGGCGTGGTCGCGGTAAATGGCCCTGTGCAAAACGCGGTGGTCTGCCTGGATGTGAACCTGAACAACGCTTG
This region of Hydrogenophaga crassostreae genomic DNA includes:
- a CDS encoding sensor histidine kinase; its protein translation is MHLRTLSALLFCFLMSHVHAQPNANELALGVVVVDRAILEMNGRSKEVKLPDAWAQSGRMGQATYTLTLTMSDKPREAWAIYFPRIGNRFEVTVNGHQVGKIGAISDLSTDSALRPHYFRVSDSLLQSGANQIHVFLEGERNRYAGLSRVHLGPDRLLRLDYEWRYNHQVGGAVALTIVYVVCSLLALVLSLALRQVSDLLFALATAFGAFRTWTTLLETPPFDYHWWAWAVDMSYAASMACIYAFYVRAMGLNTRRWDTAGGFYVAVALVMVTWHSQAERSDIRSIWLTFCLAYGVFLLVVVVHQWWRHKTLTTTVLAVASVVAAGFGVVDYLRVFNHQDGYGGTPLLRFTAACFVVAMVFVVADRLITSLRQERALRISIDKEAEMLRLELASQYEQQAITHAETARTQERQRIVQDLHDGMGLQLTGLLGLVEKDTLDLGEVQSEVRHTIEQLRTLVDGSETFDGTLAELLGHIRHRIETRLRRQSIALEWQVRGSAEWVDTAIDPIAALNLQHLMFELCTNVLKHSGARTVTVICELGVQAGDLTRFHVCFEDDGRQPRGTIGRTSAGQRSIERRVRQLQGEIAVDHPGGEGWRNSLSFSFSNLVLKLAE